Proteins encoded together in one Planctomyces sp. SH-PL14 window:
- a CDS encoding cysteine dioxygenase — protein sequence MVTLQSRLSVAIASLKARRPVDIFRLISDLRVTAGDIATFLEPPNGNPYGRRLILSEGGIEVLLMNWASKHECAPHDHGASFGFIRILNGTARERRFTLRAGKLELLTDVERTSARPIFVKAPTIHSMINPHDAPLITLHAYAPAIHGMKVYDPLRCVGCVVRDTCGAWLPTPEERLAEFSLGFASEQTSSAG from the coding sequence ATGGTGACGCTTCAGTCGCGGCTCTCTGTTGCAATTGCCAGCCTGAAAGCACGGCGTCCAGTCGACATTTTCCGGCTGATTTCGGACCTGCGAGTGACCGCGGGCGACATCGCGACGTTTCTTGAGCCTCCCAACGGTAACCCTTACGGCAGGAGGCTCATTCTCAGCGAAGGCGGCATCGAAGTTCTGCTGATGAACTGGGCGTCGAAGCACGAGTGTGCGCCGCATGACCACGGCGCGTCGTTTGGATTCATCCGAATCCTCAACGGAACGGCCCGGGAACGTCGCTTCACATTGCGAGCGGGGAAGCTTGAGCTCCTGACGGATGTCGAGCGCACCAGCGCACGGCCCATCTTCGTGAAGGCACCGACCATCCACTCAATGATCAATCCGCACGATGCGCCCCTAATCACGCTTCACGCCTACGCGCCTGCGATCCATGGTATGAAGGTCTACGATCCGCTTCGATGCGTCGGATGTGTTGTCCGCGACACGTGCGGCGCATGGCTTCCAACGCCCGAAGAGAGACTCGCAGAATTCTCGCTCGGATTCGCCTCGGAACAAACCAGTTCTGCGGGTTGA
- a CDS encoding AAA family ATPase, whose translation MIISIANSKGGVGKSTLAVHLAAWLHAQGHTVTLADCDTQHSSSEWIREAIPEVKIVRLDDANAILDQLPQLAQETDYVVADGPGSQTETSLALLLRAELAIVPCKASMLEVRALAKATDVLRRAQDIRQGLPEAVIVLSMIGKNYRLTKDMKDAAAALKLPMARNALTLRQIYADAPGQAKVVWQMGSRAKEAATEVENVFHEILPSAVRSKQLRKSREKVA comes from the coding sequence ATGATCATCTCGATTGCAAATTCCAAGGGCGGCGTCGGCAAGTCGACGCTCGCCGTTCATCTCGCAGCATGGCTGCATGCCCAAGGCCATACCGTCACGCTGGCCGACTGCGACACCCAGCATTCGTCGTCGGAGTGGATTCGCGAGGCGATCCCCGAGGTGAAGATTGTTCGTCTGGATGACGCGAACGCAATTCTTGACCAGCTACCGCAGCTCGCGCAGGAAACCGACTATGTGGTAGCGGATGGCCCAGGCAGTCAAACCGAAACAAGCCTTGCGCTGCTGCTGCGTGCAGAGCTCGCGATCGTGCCGTGCAAAGCATCCATGCTGGAAGTCCGAGCCCTCGCCAAAGCGACCGACGTGCTTCGCAGGGCGCAAGATATTCGCCAGGGGCTTCCCGAGGCGGTGATCGTTCTGAGCATGATTGGGAAGAACTACCGCCTGACGAAAGACATGAAGGACGCCGCGGCGGCGTTGAAACTGCCGATGGCTCGGAACGCGTTGACGCTTCGGCAGATCTACGCAGACGCTCCAGGCCAGGCAAAAGTCGTTTGGCAGATGGGCTCCCGCGCCAAGGAGGCCGCCACAGAAGTCGAGAACGTGTTCCATGAAATTTTGCCTAGCGCGGTAAGGTCGAAGCAGTTGCGCAAGTCGAGAGAGAAGGTGGCGTAG
- a CDS encoding S8 family peptidase, which produces MNEGFPPLSFQPSETRPRRKEVGRPIPLPPELLARRQEIARVLQVQVSELSRRLKKMSEKERRAVFYKLQNDVGVNPKTLLVGTDLQVIAQPSSEVVYAVPKSDNLDKVAKKIQEFGAAPLVKGHAKNEWLGRLTSIEEGDPKDRLSDDLRQDYAVLIKKPQVICEIEFLSLVAGDVKRREEIEDWITDLQKEFSLGVHGNFFEHEIAPPVCRAVIRCTGAFFKRLVEEPKWIARIRWIESKPRFQTFSEITESFRVQDLAELKAPPKSAPIVCVIDSGVTPGNPFLKPVVHTGLTKSFLKHQPTNPNDENGHGSAVASLVAYHGLNLATGAENTPKLWVASARILDANNQIEDERLFSSVLEEVVKTFAPKGIKIYCLAVGDDSKIWHDGTRRSLPRKSWVARRIDQLSRKYDVVFVTCTGNVSLRALSDLMKAGTGYPACFTSDEGHLLDPGHAALALTVGSVAAGTKIASARDGQALALRNQPSPFTRCGPGIRGEIKPEIVEYGGNLAVDPASKQVRENKALQVVTASKQLTPAIAYHTGTSFAAPRAAHRLALVDQDLRSLGVKPTASLLRAFLVNSTMSWANSRELNTVRDGLAKAKAPEKLEMLLGYGLADHNRATACDDYSVVSFFQGEIAGDEVMFFDITVPAALAKSSSPRRLTVTVAHAPEVQRWGLERYCGTDIKWRMFRGDKSRDEIVAAMSESVSVSDEDLEPEEDKEGEEDDRTLPKELKFYPNLTKRSRGTVQHASHEWTHHKREYSDGNYTLAIACYKRWTRNVQKVPIAVVVRLEELGRTIPIYIHVRNAIEVEV; this is translated from the coding sequence ATGAATGAAGGTTTCCCACCTCTCTCTTTTCAGCCTTCCGAGACTCGACCGCGCCGCAAAGAGGTGGGACGTCCCATCCCGCTTCCCCCGGAACTGCTCGCCAGGCGACAAGAGATTGCCAGGGTGCTTCAGGTCCAAGTATCCGAGCTCTCCCGACGCCTGAAGAAGATGTCGGAGAAGGAGCGACGGGCTGTTTTCTACAAGCTTCAGAACGATGTGGGGGTCAATCCCAAGACACTGCTGGTGGGAACCGATCTTCAGGTCATTGCGCAGCCCTCGTCAGAGGTCGTCTATGCCGTTCCCAAGAGCGACAACCTCGATAAAGTTGCGAAGAAGATTCAGGAGTTCGGAGCGGCGCCGCTTGTCAAAGGCCACGCCAAGAATGAGTGGCTGGGGCGTCTGACAAGCATTGAGGAGGGAGACCCGAAGGACAGACTGTCGGACGATCTTCGACAGGATTACGCCGTGCTGATTAAGAAGCCGCAGGTCATCTGCGAGATCGAATTCCTTTCGCTGGTCGCTGGCGACGTCAAACGCCGCGAAGAGATCGAAGATTGGATCACAGACCTTCAGAAAGAATTCTCACTCGGTGTCCACGGCAATTTCTTTGAACACGAGATTGCGCCCCCCGTTTGCCGGGCGGTGATCCGGTGTACCGGGGCTTTCTTCAAGCGATTGGTCGAAGAGCCGAAGTGGATCGCACGGATTCGGTGGATCGAATCAAAACCGAGGTTTCAGACGTTCTCGGAAATCACCGAGTCCTTTCGCGTTCAGGATCTAGCTGAACTGAAGGCACCGCCGAAATCCGCCCCAATTGTCTGTGTCATCGATTCCGGTGTGACGCCGGGCAACCCGTTCCTGAAGCCAGTCGTCCATACGGGGCTGACTAAGTCGTTCCTCAAGCACCAGCCAACAAATCCGAACGACGAGAACGGACACGGGTCGGCCGTTGCGTCCCTCGTTGCGTATCACGGCCTGAATCTCGCCACCGGAGCCGAAAACACACCCAAGCTGTGGGTGGCCAGCGCCCGTATTCTCGACGCCAACAATCAAATCGAGGACGAACGCCTGTTCTCGAGCGTGCTCGAGGAGGTGGTGAAGACCTTTGCTCCAAAGGGAATCAAGATCTACTGTCTTGCGGTCGGCGACGACTCGAAGATCTGGCACGACGGCACCCGAAGGTCGCTGCCGCGAAAGTCGTGGGTGGCGCGACGGATTGACCAGCTCTCCCGCAAGTACGATGTCGTTTTCGTCACCTGCACGGGTAATGTTTCGTTGCGAGCCCTGTCGGACCTGATGAAGGCAGGAACGGGCTACCCGGCTTGCTTTACTTCCGACGAAGGCCATCTGCTGGACCCCGGCCACGCAGCATTGGCGCTGACGGTGGGATCGGTCGCAGCGGGAACCAAGATCGCATCTGCACGTGACGGGCAGGCCTTGGCGCTTCGCAATCAGCCATCGCCATTCACTCGATGCGGACCCGGAATCCGAGGTGAGATTAAACCCGAGATCGTCGAGTACGGTGGTAATCTGGCCGTGGACCCCGCGTCGAAACAGGTCCGGGAGAACAAGGCCCTTCAGGTCGTCACTGCCAGCAAGCAGCTGACTCCGGCGATCGCGTATCACACCGGGACGAGCTTCGCGGCGCCGCGTGCTGCGCATCGACTAGCTCTGGTCGACCAGGATCTTCGCTCCCTCGGCGTAAAACCAACCGCCTCACTCCTGCGTGCTTTCCTTGTCAACTCCACCATGAGTTGGGCGAATTCAAGAGAACTCAACACCGTTCGCGACGGGCTGGCGAAGGCAAAAGCTCCGGAGAAACTGGAGATGCTGCTGGGATACGGTCTTGCGGATCACAATCGGGCAACTGCGTGCGATGACTACTCCGTTGTATCATTTTTTCAGGGAGAGATCGCTGGCGACGAGGTCATGTTCTTCGACATCACTGTCCCGGCGGCACTTGCGAAATCATCGAGCCCGCGGCGTCTAACCGTGACAGTCGCGCATGCCCCTGAGGTTCAACGATGGGGACTAGAGCGGTACTGCGGAACAGATATCAAGTGGCGCATGTTCAGAGGGGACAAAAGCCGCGACGAGATCGTCGCCGCGATGTCCGAGTCGGTATCCGTGTCGGATGAAGATCTTGAACCAGAGGAGGACAAGGAGGGAGAAGAAGACGATCGGACTCTTCCGAAGGAGCTGAAGTTCTATCCAAATCTCACGAAGCGCTCGCGAGGCACGGTCCAACACGCGAGCCACGAATGGACGCACCACAAACGAGAGTACAGCGATGGCAACTACACCCTCGCGATCGCCTGCTACAAACGCTGGACTAGAAACGTGCAGAAGGTCCCAATCGCCGTTGTTGTGCGGCTTGAGGAACTGGGGCGGACCATACCCATTTACATCCATGTGAGGAATGCGATTGAGGTTGAGGTGTGA
- a CDS encoding EAL and HDOD domain-containing protein produces the protein MRDVYVARQPIFDRQQQVYAYEVLFRNSQENRAVIDDASRATSELLSNAFVTIGLDRIVGTAPAFINLTREFFTGELPLPMASERLVLEVLEDIEIDEPLVRGVQKLVDDGFRIALDDVVFEERLRPLLPLATFVKVELPRVPRDEWGRQLEQFREYDVTVLAEKVETQEDFDLCRQLGYDLMQGYFFSRPQMLTSREVPGGQLALLQLMGQLNRPDVTIEDIERTLRTDANLSFKLLRFINSARCGVPRRVESLHQAIQFLGLRGVRSLVMIVSTSNLTCQRPETLRNATLRALLCEKLGRRVPGCDSSACYMAGLVSALDAVLDMPFEEIAKLLPLSEEILGAVAHRMGPIGEVVRCAESHERVERSADRKCGNLSGEEVRACYLESLADIGEIFA, from the coding sequence ATGCGCGACGTTTACGTGGCACGACAGCCGATCTTCGATCGCCAGCAGCAGGTCTATGCCTACGAAGTCCTGTTCCGGAACAGCCAGGAGAACCGGGCTGTCATCGACGACGCCTCTCGCGCGACGTCCGAGCTGCTGTCGAATGCGTTCGTCACCATCGGACTGGACCGGATCGTCGGCACCGCTCCCGCATTCATCAATCTGACGCGGGAGTTCTTTACGGGAGAGTTGCCGCTGCCGATGGCGTCCGAGCGGCTGGTCCTCGAGGTGCTGGAAGACATCGAGATCGATGAGCCGCTTGTCCGCGGCGTTCAGAAACTCGTCGACGACGGATTCCGGATTGCACTGGACGACGTCGTCTTCGAGGAACGGCTGCGTCCGCTTCTGCCGCTCGCGACATTCGTGAAGGTCGAGCTCCCCCGCGTACCGCGCGACGAGTGGGGGCGGCAGCTGGAGCAGTTTCGTGAGTACGACGTCACGGTCCTCGCGGAAAAGGTCGAAACGCAGGAGGACTTCGATCTCTGCCGCCAGCTCGGCTACGACCTGATGCAGGGCTACTTCTTCTCGCGGCCGCAGATGCTGACGAGCCGGGAGGTGCCGGGGGGACAATTGGCCCTCCTGCAGCTCATGGGACAACTCAATCGCCCGGACGTGACGATCGAGGACATTGAACGGACGCTGCGGACCGACGCCAACCTCAGCTTCAAGCTGCTGCGATTCATCAACTCAGCCCGCTGCGGGGTGCCGCGGCGTGTGGAATCGCTTCACCAGGCGATCCAGTTCCTCGGGCTGCGGGGGGTCCGGTCGCTGGTGATGATCGTGTCGACGTCGAACCTCACCTGCCAGCGCCCCGAGACTCTCCGCAATGCGACATTGCGGGCTCTGCTGTGCGAAAAGCTCGGCCGTCGGGTCCCCGGCTGCGACTCGAGCGCCTGTTACATGGCGGGGCTGGTGTCGGCGCTCGACGCTGTCCTCGACATGCCCTTCGAGGAGATCGCGAAGCTCCTTCCCCTCTCGGAAGAGATCCTGGGGGCCGTCGCTCACCGCATGGGACCGATCGGCGAGGTCGTGCGATGCGCCGAGTCGCATGAACGGGTGGAGCGCTCCGCAGACCGCAAGTGCGGGAACCTCAGCGGGGAAGAGGTCCGAGCCTGCTACCTGGAATCGCTGGCCGACATCGGCGAGATATTTGCCTGA
- the eutB gene encoding ethanolamine ammonia-lyase subunit EutB: MTAPSWTRREFIASLTGGSLALLSTPWAWGEGSRDPLASPQPDEGVAQYVQRVTGRFDDTLYKRILGSANEFKEGDAIVGVAAADDNERSHARQILLQTKLGEIDAHPPLIDDLYRHLQSSLDPAVQTRLSGWTFAELKTFLLTQDEPAIHMVLPGLSSDVIGCLVKLLTNAELTTLGARVFHPLPGSQIGAKGYLGARIQPNSPTDNVDDIRWQVLCGFSYAVGDVVLGNNPVSSDPRSVAAIERTLREVLEVFELTDALPHCVLAHIDVQAEVERTEPGSTALWFQSIAGSDTANATFDLTLEKMLRYAESRTGPYGLYFETGQGADFTNGHGHGFDMVLHESRKYGFARLLSQKVAAARARAGHPGRPWVHLNDVAGFIGPEVFRTREQLVRCCLEDIVMGKLHGLCIGLDVCSTLHMSVSLDDLDWCLEQLVPAQPAYLMALPTKIDPMLGYLTTGYQDHVRLREKFGCKVNDRMWRFFQELGVIDESGRPTEHFGDPLWVYLQYCRRKHDDRPDDAILAEGRAGMAAVRGRGLFLAEGWGERPSDLAPRLRQEIRRIYDDSKESIWAEFDDRFTPSIPAATLLATRSADRRDYILHPETGETLSEPAAMSLAALKERHAGRYDVQVVISDGLNALAIMDRQQLQPFLETLRSSLLRENFRVAPEHLVVRSGRVRAGYRIGEALFAGLDGRRALIHVIGERPGSGHRTFSVYLTAPEGATWGATGTTGRVDHHLTRVVAGIANTALVPDKGADEVTRLLKELWTA, translated from the coding sequence ATGACCGCGCCGTCATGGACCCGCAGAGAGTTTATCGCCTCGCTCACCGGCGGCTCGCTCGCCCTCCTGTCGACTCCCTGGGCCTGGGGCGAAGGAAGCCGCGATCCGCTCGCCTCCCCGCAGCCCGATGAAGGCGTCGCCCAATACGTGCAGCGCGTCACCGGGCGGTTCGACGACACCCTCTACAAGCGAATCCTCGGCTCCGCCAACGAGTTCAAGGAGGGAGACGCGATCGTCGGAGTCGCCGCCGCCGATGACAACGAGCGGTCCCACGCACGCCAGATCCTCCTCCAGACGAAGCTCGGAGAGATCGACGCCCATCCCCCCCTCATCGACGATCTCTACCGGCATCTCCAGTCGAGCCTCGACCCCGCCGTGCAGACGCGGCTGAGCGGCTGGACCTTCGCGGAGCTCAAGACCTTTCTCCTCACCCAGGACGAGCCGGCGATCCACATGGTCCTGCCGGGCCTGTCGAGCGACGTCATCGGCTGCCTCGTCAAGCTTCTGACGAACGCCGAGCTGACCACCCTCGGAGCCCGCGTCTTCCATCCGCTCCCCGGCTCGCAGATCGGCGCGAAGGGATACCTCGGCGCACGGATCCAGCCCAATTCACCAACCGACAACGTTGACGACATCCGCTGGCAGGTCCTGTGCGGGTTCTCGTACGCAGTCGGAGACGTGGTCCTGGGAAACAACCCCGTCTCCAGCGACCCTAGATCGGTCGCCGCGATCGAGCGGACGCTGCGGGAGGTCCTGGAAGTCTTCGAGCTGACGGACGCCCTGCCGCACTGCGTCCTGGCGCATATCGACGTCCAGGCCGAGGTCGAGCGAACCGAGCCGGGATCGACCGCACTCTGGTTCCAGAGCATCGCTGGAAGCGACACCGCCAACGCAACCTTCGATCTCACGCTCGAGAAGATGCTCCGGTACGCCGAGAGCCGGACGGGACCGTACGGGCTGTACTTCGAGACTGGCCAGGGGGCGGACTTCACGAACGGCCACGGCCACGGCTTCGACATGGTGCTGCACGAGTCGCGGAAGTACGGCTTCGCGCGGCTCCTCTCGCAGAAGGTAGCGGCGGCCCGTGCCCGGGCGGGGCACCCCGGACGCCCGTGGGTCCACCTCAACGACGTGGCGGGGTTCATCGGCCCCGAGGTCTTCCGGACCCGCGAGCAGCTCGTCCGCTGCTGCCTCGAAGACATCGTTATGGGGAAGCTGCACGGCCTGTGCATCGGTCTCGACGTCTGCTCGACGCTCCACATGAGCGTCTCGCTCGACGATCTCGACTGGTGCCTTGAGCAGCTCGTCCCGGCCCAGCCCGCCTACCTCATGGCGCTGCCGACCAAGATCGACCCGATGCTCGGCTACCTGACGACCGGCTACCAGGACCACGTCCGGCTGCGGGAGAAGTTCGGCTGCAAGGTCAATGACCGGATGTGGCGGTTCTTCCAGGAGCTCGGCGTGATCGACGAGTCGGGCCGCCCGACGGAGCACTTCGGCGATCCGCTGTGGGTCTACCTCCAGTATTGCCGGCGGAAACACGACGACCGCCCGGACGACGCGATCCTCGCCGAAGGCCGGGCCGGCATGGCCGCCGTCCGGGGGCGGGGCCTGTTCCTCGCGGAAGGGTGGGGAGAGCGGCCGTCGGACCTCGCGCCGCGTCTTCGCCAGGAGATCCGCCGGATCTACGACGACTCGAAGGAGAGCATCTGGGCCGAATTCGACGACCGCTTCACCCCGTCGATTCCGGCCGCCACGCTCCTGGCGACGCGGTCAGCCGATCGCCGCGACTACATCCTGCATCCCGAAACCGGGGAGACGCTGAGCGAGCCCGCGGCGATGTCGCTCGCCGCGCTCAAGGAACGACACGCCGGACGCTATGACGTCCAAGTCGTGATCTCAGACGGCCTCAACGCCTTGGCGATTATGGACCGTCAGCAGCTGCAGCCATTCCTCGAGACGCTCCGCTCCAGCCTGTTGCGGGAGAATTTCCGCGTGGCCCCCGAGCATCTCGTCGTCCGCTCCGGACGGGTGAGGGCGGGGTACCGGATCGGGGAAGCCCTCTTCGCCGGTCTCGACGGCCGCCGGGCCCTGATCCACGTCATCGGCGAGCGCCCCGGCAGCGGACATCGGACGTTCTCGGTCTATCTCACGGCTCCCGAGGGTGCGACGTGGGGAGCCACGGGAACCACAGGCCGCGTCGACCACCATCTCACGCGCGTCGTCGCGGGAATCGCCAACACGGCCCTCGTCCCGGACAAGGGGGCAGACGAAGTGACCCGCCTCCTGAAGGAACTCTGGACGGCGTGA
- a CDS encoding AAA family ATPase produces MEARKSGGTMHVDRLLTMFQAFRERNDELFVRAAEGVISDELAANHHAEARELRKALRAGGESRTAGPANGLTVIPRDRKNGESLVTLLDPHFDAHRVMLAAESRTQINRAIDEHLNRSKLLSNGFRPKTKLLFWGPPGCGKTLTAHLIASELGLPLGVVRLNALITSFLGETASHIQRVFDLAQATPMVLLIDEADAIAKDRDDGNDVGELKRVVNSLLQAMDTFTSSESLVISASNHQYLLDNALWRRFDDIVFFPPPSQDLVRKFLADRLNGVKVVGELDAAAKSAASLSFAEIERCAIEAVKTMILTERTELRSSELTAQFKAYRSLLQRARAKRATKTK; encoded by the coding sequence ATGGAAGCCCGCAAGAGTGGCGGAACGATGCATGTAGACCGACTCCTTACGATGTTTCAGGCGTTCCGCGAACGGAACGATGAGCTCTTCGTGCGCGCGGCGGAAGGGGTGATTTCAGACGAATTGGCGGCCAATCATCACGCTGAAGCCCGTGAGCTTCGGAAGGCTCTTCGAGCCGGCGGAGAAAGTCGGACGGCTGGGCCTGCAAACGGCCTGACGGTGATCCCTCGCGACCGCAAAAACGGCGAGTCGCTGGTGACGTTGCTCGATCCGCATTTCGATGCTCATCGAGTGATGCTGGCCGCCGAGTCGCGAACCCAGATCAATCGTGCCATCGACGAGCATCTCAACCGCAGCAAATTGCTCTCAAACGGATTCCGTCCCAAAACCAAGCTACTGTTTTGGGGACCTCCAGGCTGCGGAAAGACACTGACTGCCCATCTAATTGCCAGCGAACTCGGCTTACCGCTCGGTGTCGTTCGGCTCAATGCGCTGATTACGAGCTTTCTGGGCGAAACAGCCTCTCACATCCAGCGTGTCTTCGATCTTGCTCAGGCAACGCCGATGGTTCTGCTGATCGATGAAGCAGACGCCATCGCCAAAGACCGCGATGACGGGAACGACGTCGGTGAGCTCAAACGTGTAGTCAACAGCCTGCTGCAGGCAATGGACACTTTCACTTCATCCGAAAGCCTTGTCATCTCGGCGAGCAATCACCAGTATCTGCTCGACAATGCGCTGTGGCGTCGATTTGACGATATCGTTTTTTTCCCACCGCCATCACAGGATTTGGTTCGCAAGTTTCTTGCGGACCGGCTCAACGGCGTGAAGGTTGTGGGAGAGCTCGACGCGGCAGCGAAGAGTGCGGCTTCGTTGTCGTTCGCTGAGATTGAGCGATGCGCCATCGAGGCCGTAAAGACAATGATCCTGACCGAGCGAACTGAACTGCGCAGTTCGGAACTGACAGCGCAGTTCAAGGCGTATCGATCTCTTCTTCAGCGGGCGCGGGCCAAACGCGCGACAAAAACCAAATAG
- a CDS encoding replication initiator protein A, giving the protein MNELAKERLPLLPDRHPTPDFFVCDLMDAAPKGDMASMQHPIFSLSTKPDHRVRRYEHGEVFVEVKPSSDGLATVHDRDILIYCISQLMAAMNAGQPVSQVVRFKAHDLLKATNRMTSGQGYEALKAALERLSGTRISTNITTGGQEVFETFGLIDRATIVRQTRDGRMQDLEVRLSDWVFNAIRHQEVLTLHRDYFRLRKPLERRMYELARKHCGKKDEWKISLPLLQKKCGSASTEKEFRRLVTNIVEEDRRFHHIPDYSVELDDSDMVIFRSRGSVPASSAIEQIPLRGLATDAYNDARIVAPGWDVYYLEQEWRGWMAEAPRDPEAAFVGFCKKWFERRGRPG; this is encoded by the coding sequence ATGAATGAGCTTGCCAAAGAACGTCTCCCCCTCCTCCCTGATCGGCATCCGACGCCCGACTTTTTCGTCTGCGATCTGATGGATGCCGCGCCAAAGGGCGATATGGCATCGATGCAGCATCCGATCTTCTCCCTCTCGACCAAGCCCGATCACCGCGTCCGCCGATACGAGCACGGCGAAGTCTTCGTCGAGGTGAAGCCATCGTCGGATGGCCTCGCGACGGTGCATGACCGCGACATCCTGATCTACTGCATCAGCCAGCTGATGGCCGCGATGAATGCCGGCCAGCCGGTCTCACAGGTGGTCCGGTTCAAAGCGCACGATCTGCTCAAGGCGACAAACCGTATGACAAGCGGGCAGGGATACGAGGCCTTGAAGGCCGCACTGGAGCGGCTCTCCGGGACGCGCATCAGCACCAATATCACCACGGGTGGTCAGGAAGTGTTCGAGACGTTCGGCCTGATCGACCGTGCTACCATCGTTCGCCAGACACGCGACGGGCGCATGCAGGATCTCGAAGTGCGGCTGTCGGACTGGGTCTTCAACGCAATCCGCCACCAGGAAGTCCTGACGCTGCATCGCGACTATTTCCGGCTGCGCAAACCTCTTGAACGCCGCATGTACGAGCTGGCCCGCAAACATTGCGGCAAAAAGGACGAATGGAAAATCTCGCTTCCCCTGCTCCAGAAAAAATGCGGCTCGGCCTCAACGGAGAAGGAATTCCGCCGGCTGGTGACGAATATCGTCGAAGAGGATCGCCGCTTTCACCACATTCCCGACTACTCGGTCGAGCTCGACGACTCTGACATGGTGATCTTTCGCAGCCGTGGCAGCGTGCCCGCCTCCTCCGCCATTGAGCAGATCCCACTGCGAGGTCTGGCCACGGATGCCTACAACGATGCGCGGATCGTGGCGCCCGGCTGGGACGTCTATTACCTGGAGCAGGAATGGCGCGGCTGGATGGCAGAGGCGCCGCGTGATCCGGAAGCCGCCTTTGTCGGATTCTGCAAAAAATGGTTCGAGCGTCGCGGGCGCCCTGGCTAG